In Salvelinus namaycush isolate Seneca chromosome 37, SaNama_1.0, whole genome shotgun sequence, the following are encoded in one genomic region:
- the LOC120031602 gene encoding trophoblast glycoprotein-like, with translation MHNLVIIVLFGALLCALHECLECPSGCGCVADTRTVKCVSKDLRAIPQDIPGYTRNVIITGNHIFRIGSETFQDLKNVTTIILSNNRITEVASHSFSTLSYLRSLDMSCNHLALIHPEALMIPGSPLKELNLSRSLYNYTSLTDLTTALRWGGLGGLLSLDLSGNRLVFLPPGMFSHLPSLQHLLLGNNSLASVYNGTFFGLRRLELLDLTRNSFRMFGSDALGELERLVQAPRILLSHNPYVCTCEIQDFAVWLKSSRAQVGDAEALTCASPWEFQDRPLQGLGVQVIGCHVTSPPLVGIRDEVDNLSLQTSYVLLGLVLGFVGMVFLFVLYLNRQGIKKWVVETRDACHEVLEGYQHRYETDTDPRREYLSKDVRVEEMPPTNGSFGQAHSDNRLSQLPTDTCLVQISSDTQVKPGSISVDL, from the exons ATGCATAATTTGGTGATCATTGTACTTTTTGGTGCGCTACTCTGTGCGCTCCACGAGTGCTTGGAGTGCCCATCAGGCTGCGGATGCGTTGCTGACACGCGCACAGTGAAATGCGTCTCCAAGGACCTTCGCGCCATACCACAAGATATTCCAGGATACACAAGGAATGTGATCATCACAGGAAATCATATATTCAGAATTGGATCAGAGACGTTTCAAGACCTGAAAAATGTCACCACCATCATTTTGAGCAACAATAG GATCACAGAGGTTGCGTCCCACAGCTTCTCTACCCTTTCTTACCTGCGCTCCCTGGACATGAGCTGCAACCATCTGGCTCTCATCCACCCTGAAGCCCTCATGATCCCAGGGAGTCCTCTAAAGGAGCTTAACCTCAGCCGCTCCCTGTATAACTACACCTCACTGACTGATCTCACCACCGCACTGCGCTGGGGAGGCCTAGGTGGGCTGCTCAGCCTAGACCTCTCCGGGAACCGCCTGGTCTTCCTACCCCCAGGGATGTTCTCCCACCTCCCCAGCCTGCAGCACCTCCTCCTGGGTAACAACTCCCTAGCATCAGTCTACAACGGCACCTTCTTTGGCCTGCGCCGCCTGGAGCTGCTCGACCTGACCCGCAACTCTTTCAGGATGTTCGGAAGCGATGCTCTGGGTGAGCTGGAGAGGCTGGTGCAAGCCCCCCGCATCCTGCTGAGCCACAACCCCTATGTCTGCACATGTGAGATCCAAGACTTTGCCGTGTGGCTCAAGAGCTCCCGGGCTCAGGTGGGGGATGCAGAAGCCCTGACCTGCGCCTCACCCTGGGAGTTTCAGGACAGGCCCCTGCAAGGGCTCGGGGTCCAAGTTATCGGATGCCATGTCACTTCACCACCTCTGGTCGGAATCAGAGACGAGGTGGACAACCTCTCCCTGCAGACCTCCTATGTCCTCCTGGGTCTGGTGCTGGGCTTTGTGGGCATGGTCTTCCTCTTTGTGCTCTACCTCAACCGGCAAGGTATTAAAAAGTGGGTGGTGGAGACGCGAGATGCCTGCCATGAAGTGTTGGAGGGGTATCAACACCGCTATGAGACCGACACTGACCCACGCCGGGAATACCTCTCAAAAGACGTCAGAGTCGAAGAGATGCCACCGACAAACGGTAGTTTTGGACAGGCTCACTCCGATAACCGCTTATCACAGCTACCCACTGACACCTGTTTAGTTCAGATCTCCTCAGACACACAGGTCAAGCCAGGCTCCATCTCGGTGGATTTGTGA
- the LOC120031054 gene encoding WD and tetratricopeptide repeats protein 1-like → MTCCEAMSAVNITRDILHRQIRDKRALGFQRQYHVTDPFINRLGLEAELQGHTGCVNCLEWNERGDLLASGSDDQHCIIWDPFKHKKLTTMHTGHAANIFSVKFLPHSGDRILVTGAADTKVHVHDVSVKETIHMFSDHTNRVKRIATAPMWPNIFWSAAEDGIIRQYDLRESSKRSEVLIDLTEYCGQLVEAKCLAVNPQNNNYLAVGANGPFVRLYDMRMIHNHRKSASQSTSAGVHTFCDRQKPIPDGAGQYYVAGHLPVKLPDYNNRLRVLVATYVTFSPDGTELLVNMGGEQVYLFDLTFKQKPYTYLLPKKCQSTDVQNGKTTNGVSNGIHLPASRLRFAESKVFSGSGELPPHLERIKQQANDAFARQQWTQAIQFYSLGIHEASHNAMLYGNRAAAYMKRKWDGDHYDALRDCLKALSLNPGHLKAHFRLARCLFELKYVAEALECLDDFKGKFPEQAHSSACDALDKDIKAALFSKMDSAEDKKGNSSIRFHAFNRKESIPEDEVVLRERSYDYKHRYCGHCNTTTDIKEANFFGSKGQYIVSGSDDGSFFIWEKETANLVRILQGDESIVNCLQPHPSYCFLATSGIDPVVRLWNPRPETESESGNGRVVEDMEGAAAANQRRMNADPLEVMLLNMGYRITGLSGRGPEGSDDEDSSDGQVQCRPS, encoded by the exons ATGACTTGCTGTGAGGCCATGTCTGCTGTGAACATCACCAGAGACATCTTGCACAGGCAGATCAGG GACAAGAGAGCATTGGGCTTCCAAAGGCAGTATCATGTCACAGACCCCTTCATCAATAGACTTGGACTGGAGGCAGAGTTgcag GGCCACACTGGGTGTGTGAACTGCCTGGAATGGAACGAACGAGGAGA TCTGCTGGCATCGGGCTCAGATGACCAACATTGCATCATCTGGGACCCCTTCAAACACAAGAAGCTCACCACTATGCACACAGGGCATGCAGCAAACATCTTCTCtgtgaag TTTCTCCCTCACTCAGGTGACCGTATCCTCGTGACGGGTGCAGCGGACACCAAGGTTCACGTGCATGACGTGTCTGTCAAGGAGACCATCCACATGTTCTCCGACCACACCAACCGAGTCAAGCGCATCGCTACAGCCCCCATGTGGCCTAACATCTTCTGGAGTGCTGCGGAGGACGGCATCATCAG GCAATATGACCTGAGGGAGAGCAGTAAGCGTTCAGAAGTGCTCATCGACCTGACGGAATACTGTGGTCAGCTGGTGGAGGCCAAGTGTTTGGCTGTCAACCCGCAAAATAATAACTACCTAGCAGTGGGGGCCAACGGGCCCTTTGTACGCCTCTACGACATGCGCATGATCCACAACCACAG GAAGTCTGCGAGTCAGAGCACATCGGCAGGAGTGCACACATTCTGCGACAGGCAGAAGCCCATCCCAGACGGAGCGGGGCAGTATTAtgttgcag GGCACCTGCCAGTGAAGCTCCCTGACTACAATAACCGCCTGAGGGTCCTAGTGGCCACCTACGTCACCTTCAGCCCCGACGGCACCGAGCTGCTAGTTAACATGGGAGGAGAACAG GTGTATCTATTTGACTTGACGTTCAAACAGAAGCCGTACACCTATCTGCTTCCCAAAAAGTGTCAATCAACAG ATGTTCAGAATGGAAAGACAACCAACGGTGTGTCAAATGGAATTCACTTGCCAGCCAGCCGACTTCGATTCGCAGAAAGCAAAGTCTTCTCTGG TTCTGGTGAGCTGCCGCCTCACTTGGAGCGGATAAAGCAGCAGGCCAACGACGCGTTTGCGCGGCAGCAGTGGACTCAGGCCATCCAGTTCTACAGTCTGGGCATCCACGAGGCCAGCCACAACGCCATGCTGTACGGGAACCGCGCCGCCGCCTACATGAAGCGCAAGTG ggaCGGTGACCACTATGATGCGCTGAGGGATTGTCTGAAGGCCCTGTCCCTCAACCCTGGGCACCTGAAGGCCCACTTCCGGCTGGCGCGCTGCCTCTTTGAGCTGAAGTACGTGGCCGAGGCTCTGGAGTGCCTGGATGACTTCAAGGGCAAGTTCCCCGAGCAAGCCCACAGCAGCGCCTGCGACGCCCTGGATAAGGATATCAAGGCCGCCCTCTTTTCCAAGATGGACTCTG CTGAGGACAAAAAGGGCAACAGCTCAATCCGCTTCCACGCGTTCAACAGGAAGGAGTCCATCCCGGAAGACGAGGTCGTCTTGAGAGAGCGCAGCTACGACTACAAACACCGCTACTGTGGTCATTGCAACACCACCACAGACATCAAGGAGGCCAACTTCTTTGGCAG TAAAGGCCAGTACATTGTGAGCGGCTCCGACGATGGCTCCTTTTTCATCTGGGAGAAGGAGACTGCTAACCTGGTGCGGATCCTCCAGGGGGACGAGTCCATAGTCAACTGCCTGCAGCCTCACCCCAGTTACTGCTTCCTGGCTACCAGCGGCATCGACCCTGTGGTGCGGCTCTGGAACCCCAGGCCAGAG ACGGAGAGTGAGAGTGGGAACGGTCGGGTGGTGGAGGACATGGAGGGAGCCGCTGCAGCCAACCAGCGGCGTATGAATGCCGACCCCCTGGAGGTCATGTTGCTCAACATGGGCTACCGCATCACGGGCCTCAGCGGCCGCGGGCCAGAGGGCTCAGACGATGAGGACAGCTCAGATGGACAGGTGCAGTGCCGGCCCAGCTAG